The genomic DNA GGCCACCGGCCCGCCCTGTTCCGGCAGCGGGGTGACCCGGCGGGCCGAAGCGCCCCGGGAGGCCCTGCCCCGGCCCGTCCGGGGCGCACCACCGCGCGACCGGTCCTCGTCGAAGGGGATGACCTCGGCGTCCGCCATCGCTAACCCGTGCTCCTCGTCCCGGCGGCTCCGCGCCGCTCCACCGTCCGCGCCGTCCGCGCGGCCACACCGTCACCGAGCCGGGCCGCCGCCCCGTCGACGGCCGCCGCCAGCACGGCCGGCGGCAGCGGACCGGGCCCCCGGTGCCGCACGAAGTCCGCGAGGGCCTCCGCCGCCGTGCGGGCGGGCCGGAACCCGAGGGTCTCGCGCATCTGGACCGTACTGACGACCCGGCCGTGCGTGAGGAGGCGGATCTGCTCGGTGGGGAAGTCGCTCACACCGAGCGTCCGCAGCACCGTACCGGCCCAGGCGAGGGCCGGCGGCAGCAGCGGGAGCGTCGGCCGGCCCAGGCGGCGGGCGCACTGCGACAGGGTCAGCACCCCGTCCGCCGCGACGTTGAACGTGCCGCTGTTGAGCGTGCCCCGGCGCGGCTCCGACGCGGCGACGCCCAGCACCTCCAGCACGTCGTCCTCGTGGACGAGTTGGAGCCGCGGATCGTACCCGAACGCCGTGGGCAGCACCGGCAGCGAGAAGTACCGGGCCAGCGAGGAGCCGGCACCGGGACCGAGGACGTTCGCGAAGCGCAGTACGCACACGGCGACGTCGGGACGCCGCCGGGCGAAACCCCGCACGTACCCCTCGACCTCGGCGAGGTCCTTCGCGAAACCGCCGCTCGGCAGCGACTTCGGCGGGGCCGTCTCGACGAGGACCGCCGGGTCGCGCGGAGCCGCGCCGTACACGACGGTGCTGGAGCGGACGACGACACGGCTGACGGTGGGACACTTCTGGCAGGCGCCGAGCAGCTGCATCGTGCCGATGACGTTGGTCTCCTTCGCCGCGGCACGGCCGCCGCCCGCCGCCGGGCTCGCGGCGAGGTCCAGGTGGACCACGGTGTCCACGCCGTACTCGGCCAGGACCCGGCCGATGGCGGGCTGCCGGATGTCGGCGCGCACGAACACGGCGCCCCCCAGCGGATGCTCCGGAGCCACGGCGTCCACCCCGACGACCCGGTCCACACCGGGATCGCGTACGACACGCCGCACGAAACGGCCGGCGAGCTGCCTGGCCACCCCGGTGACGAGCACGACCCTGCCCACGTTCGGCGCCCTCCGTTCGGTCCTCAGACGCGTCCGGCTGCCACCGTAACGGGTCGGCGCCGCGCCACGGCGACCACGGGCCGCGGCACGTCGGAACCCGGACCGGCCGGAGCACGACCGCGGCCCTCCCACCGAACCGGTGGAAGGGCCGCGAGGCGCACGTACAGCCGCCGCCTACTTCTTGTTACGGCGCTGAACACGGGTGCGCTTCAGAAGCTTGCGGTGCTTCTTCTTCGCCATCCGCTTGCGCCGCTTCTTGATAACAGAGCCCACGACTACCCTCGCTCACTTCTCGGAACACCCCCGCATGGGCGGGGATCTCGGTGCGGGGCGTCTGGGCCCACACGACCTACGTCGGCCTAGCCTACCCGCCTGAACGCCGAGCTCGTAATCCGAGGGGGAGGAGAGAACTCCGGGCTACGCGGTCTCCGCCCCCACGAAGGAGTCGCGGAGATACGCGTGGACCGCCTGCTCCGGCACCCGGAACGACCTCCCCACCCGGATCGCCGGCAGATGCCCGCTGTGCACCAGCCGGTACACCGTCATCTTCGACACGCGCATCACCGAGGCGACTTCCGCCACGGTCAGGAACTTGACCTCGTTGAGAGGAGTCTCGCCAGCAGAAACCATGACCCACCTGCACCTTCCGCACTGACGCCACCGGCTTCCCCTCCGGTGACTCTTCGTCGCCGTGCGCTCACGCCCCAGACTAGGGGCGGTTGATACGGGTGGGGAAGAGGAGCAGCCGCACGCCGCCTACCCCGACGGACACGCCCGGTCGAGGACGTAACGGGCGAGCGGGCCGTACCCCCCGGACCGCACGGCGTCGTCGAGCGGCACGGCCACCGCCACCAGCCCCTCGGCCTCCCCGACGAACGGTGCGGGATCGTCCGCGTCGGCCAGCCCGATGGCCTCGAAACCCAGCTGACCTGCCCCGCAGACCCATCCGTGGTCCCCCACCACCAACTCCGGGAGAGGGCCGCCCGCCTCGGCCGCGGCCCCCAGCACCACCCTGACCGGCAGGGGCGAGTGGGTGTGCGCGCCGGGTCCGCGACC from Streptomyces sp. MRC013 includes the following:
- a CDS encoding NAD-dependent epimerase/dehydratase family protein; this translates as MGRVVLVTGVARQLAGRFVRRVVRDPGVDRVVGVDAVAPEHPLGGAVFVRADIRQPAIGRVLAEYGVDTVVHLDLAASPAAGGGRAAAKETNVIGTMQLLGACQKCPTVSRVVVRSSTVVYGAAPRDPAVLVETAPPKSLPSGGFAKDLAEVEGYVRGFARRRPDVAVCVLRFANVLGPGAGSSLARYFSLPVLPTAFGYDPRLQLVHEDDVLEVLGVAASEPRRGTLNSGTFNVAADGVLTLSQCARRLGRPTLPLLPPALAWAGTVLRTLGVSDFPTEQIRLLTHGRVVSTVQMRETLGFRPARTAAEALADFVRHRGPGPLPPAVLAAAVDGAAARLGDGVAARTARTVERRGAAGTRSTG
- a CDS encoding helix-turn-helix domain-containing protein — encoded protein: MVSAGETPLNEVKFLTVAEVASVMRVSKMTVYRLVHSGHLPAIRVGRSFRVPEQAVHAYLRDSFVGAETA
- a CDS encoding AURKAIP1/COX24 domain-containing protein is translated as MGSVIKKRRKRMAKKKHRKLLKRTRVQRRNKK